A region from the Bradyrhizobium sp. CCBAU 53340 genome encodes:
- a CDS encoding relaxase/mobilization nuclease domain-containing protein — protein sequence MRAKLERIVRRAPEVMVKITGRTKDVAHLKSHLAYITRNGELDAETEQGASLAGRSGLKDLQQRWEDDAGLDDKRRRDGSLSINIILSMPAGTDAVAVKDSARAFAIETFGDNHDYVFVQHLDDKHPHVHLTVRSLGHDGKRLNPRKADLQAWRERFAGELRLRGIAAEATPRRTRGRVQKADRGAVLAMRKRKIVPDVDRLARKEVLSEVRGGTTAKRPWDEQIKSRQDAIRRRYLDYAAELQHSGAAADHALARQVRQFVNDMPAVETRRHALKNELSELTNSRRRKAEQGIDAELRGHKRDDERTR from the coding sequence ATGCGCGCGAAGCTCGAACGGATCGTGCGCCGAGCGCCAGAGGTGATGGTCAAGATCACCGGCCGCACCAAGGACGTGGCGCATCTCAAGTCGCACCTTGCGTATATCACGCGAAACGGCGAGCTCGATGCGGAAACAGAGCAGGGCGCGAGTCTGGCCGGTCGTTCCGGATTGAAAGACCTACAGCAACGCTGGGAGGATGATGCCGGCCTTGACGACAAGCGCCGCCGTGATGGGTCGCTTTCGATCAACATCATTCTGTCGATGCCGGCTGGCACCGATGCCGTCGCCGTCAAGGATTCAGCCCGGGCATTTGCCATCGAAACGTTCGGGGACAATCATGACTATGTCTTCGTCCAGCACCTCGACGACAAACATCCCCACGTGCACTTGACCGTCCGGTCCCTGGGCCACGACGGCAAGCGTCTCAACCCTCGGAAGGCAGATCTGCAGGCTTGGCGGGAGCGATTTGCTGGCGAACTCCGGCTTCGCGGGATAGCGGCCGAGGCAACGCCGCGGCGAACCCGCGGGCGAGTTCAAAAGGCCGATCGCGGGGCGGTGCTCGCTATGCGCAAGCGAAAAATCGTACCTGATGTCGACCGGCTCGCCCGGAAAGAGGTGCTTTCGGAGGTGAGGGGCGGCACGACTGCAAAACGTCCTTGGGACGAGCAGATCAAGTCACGTCAGGATGCGATCCGGCGGCGATATCTCGATTACGCAGCCGAGCTGCAGCATTCTGGAGCGGCGGCAGATCACGCGCTCGCGCGCCAGGTTAGGCAATTCGTGAACGACATGCCCGCCGTTGAAACCCGGCGGCATGCACTAAAGAATGAGCTTTCGGAGCTCACCAATAGCCGTCGCCGCAAGGCAGAGCAGGGAATCGATGCCGAGTTGCGCGGTCACAAGCGAGACGATGAGCGGACGAGGTAA